In the genome of Gemmatimonadaceae bacterium, one region contains:
- a CDS encoding ABC transporter ATP-binding protein, giving the protein MAVTATHGATPSSDWVIVTRQLKRQYDMGGEIVRALRGVDLAIRRNEYVAIMGPSGSGKSTLMNLMGCLDTPNEGEYWLNGMLVSAMSDDQLARVRNKEIGFVFQTFNLLPRATALQNVELPLVYAGVSAEERKARAMEALERVQLGQRVHHRPNELSGGQRQRVAIARALVNRPSMLLADEPTGNLDSQTSEEIMKVFEELATQGQTVVMVTHEPDIAAHARRVVVLRDGVIASDEKREQFIERVGLTHAAH; this is encoded by the coding sequence ATGGCCGTCACGGCCACGCACGGCGCCACCCCGTCTTCGGATTGGGTGATCGTGACCCGCCAGCTCAAGCGGCAGTACGACATGGGCGGTGAAATCGTCCGCGCCCTGCGGGGGGTCGATCTCGCCATCCGTCGGAACGAGTACGTCGCCATCATGGGCCCGTCGGGCTCGGGCAAGTCCACGCTCATGAATCTCATGGGCTGCCTCGATACACCGAACGAGGGCGAGTACTGGCTCAACGGCATGCTCGTCTCGGCCATGTCCGACGATCAGCTCGCCCGTGTTCGCAACAAGGAGATCGGGTTCGTCTTCCAGACGTTCAACCTCCTGCCCCGCGCCACGGCGCTCCAGAACGTCGAACTGCCGCTCGTGTACGCCGGGGTCTCGGCCGAAGAGCGCAAGGCACGGGCGATGGAAGCGCTCGAGCGCGTGCAGCTCGGCCAGCGCGTGCATCACCGCCCGAACGAACTCTCCGGCGGTCAGCGTCAGCGCGTGGCGATCGCCCGCGCCCTGGTGAACCGGCCGTCCATGCTCCTCGCGGACGAACCGACCGGTAACCTCGACTCGCAGACCTCGGAAGAAATCATGAAGGTCTTCGAGGAGCTCGCCACGCAGGGCCAGACGGTCGTGATGGTGACCCACGAGCCCGACATCGCCGCCCACGCCCGCCGCGTGGTGGTGCTGCGTGACGGCGTGATCGCGAGTGACGAAAAGCGCGAGCAGTTCATCGAGCGTGTGGGTCTGACACACGCGGCGCACTAA
- a CDS encoding efflux RND transporter periplasmic adaptor subunit, with protein sequence MKTSVKWGIGIVAVAGLGALGVVAAKKQGTKPVEVRVEAVEARDLVSSVQASGQIQPRIKVNVSSDLTGKIVRLAVREGDMVKKGQFLLQIDPEAATAAMQRAEAQLASARAQAAQAKANLIQAQRNYERQMQLKQTQPGMVSEEQLEQLRTQTEVNKALAEAANYAVEQSVASVRDARQNLGRTTITAPMSGKVTRLNVEEGETAIMGTLNKDAATLLTISDMSILETKVKVDETDVARISVGDSAVIQIDAFPDTTFLGKVVEISNSSVAKAAATNTGDQAIDYEVRVQLLNPPVDTRPDFSATAKIITAQRKNVLSIPIIALSVRENESLPNGDSAVTVGKQPAKEVGKRDVEGVFIVGTDNKVTFRPVKVGITGERHFEVLSGLKAGEQIVAGTYQAIRELKDGALIKPSKPEEKKAATGAKK encoded by the coding sequence ATGAAGACTTCCGTGAAGTGGGGCATTGGCATCGTCGCCGTCGCCGGACTCGGCGCCCTCGGCGTCGTGGCCGCCAAGAAGCAGGGCACGAAGCCCGTGGAGGTGCGCGTGGAGGCCGTGGAAGCCCGCGATCTCGTCTCCTCCGTGCAGGCCAGCGGGCAGATTCAGCCGCGCATCAAGGTCAACGTGTCGTCGGACCTGACCGGCAAGATCGTGCGTCTCGCAGTGCGCGAAGGCGACATGGTCAAGAAGGGGCAGTTCCTGCTCCAGATCGACCCCGAGGCCGCGACCGCGGCCATGCAGCGGGCCGAAGCGCAGCTCGCGTCGGCCCGCGCACAGGCCGCTCAGGCCAAGGCGAACCTCATCCAGGCCCAGCGCAACTACGAGCGGCAGATGCAACTCAAGCAGACGCAGCCCGGCATGGTCAGTGAGGAGCAGCTCGAGCAGCTCCGCACGCAGACGGAGGTCAACAAGGCGCTTGCCGAAGCGGCGAACTACGCCGTGGAGCAGTCGGTGGCCTCGGTGCGCGATGCGCGTCAGAACCTCGGCCGCACCACCATCACGGCGCCGATGAGCGGCAAGGTCACGCGGCTGAATGTCGAAGAGGGTGAAACGGCGATCATGGGCACCCTGAACAAGGATGCCGCCACGCTGCTCACCATCTCCGACATGAGCATCCTCGAGACGAAGGTGAAGGTCGACGAGACCGACGTGGCTCGCATCAGCGTGGGCGACTCGGCCGTCATCCAGATCGACGCCTTTCCCGATACGACGTTCCTCGGCAAGGTCGTCGAGATCTCGAACAGCTCCGTTGCCAAGGCGGCCGCCACCAACACCGGTGACCAGGCGATCGACTACGAAGTGCGCGTTCAGCTGCTCAACCCGCCGGTGGATACCCGCCCGGACTTCTCGGCCACGGCCAAGATCATCACCGCGCAGCGCAAGAACGTGCTGAGCATCCCGATCATTGCCTTGTCGGTGCGCGAGAACGAGTCGCTCCCGAACGGGGATTCGGCGGTCACGGTGGGCAAGCAGCCGGCCAAGGAAGTCGGCAAGCGCGATGTGGAAGGCGTCTTCATCGTGGGGACGGACAACAAGGTGACCTTCCGCCCCGTAAAGGTGGGGATCACCGGCGAGCGCCACTTCGAGGTACTTTCCGGTCTCAAGGCGGGCGAGCAGATCGTGGCGGGCACGTACCAGGCCATCCGCGAACTCAAGGACGGGGCCCTCATCAAGCCCAGCAAGCCCGAGGAGAAGAAGGCGGCCACGGGAGCGAAGAAGTGA
- a CDS encoding ABC transporter permease, whose protein sequence is MRPIDILRMALGQLRVNPLRTLFTLLGIVVSVGFLVAVVAIIQGMNAYVKENFADSMIGVNTFQVRRLPVSLGLFTDDQFRVLQRRPRISEDDAAAVQAALPDALAISLQSGWPTPQSDVVYRDRTLGSVMIFGVTADYQVVQDYRFRAGRPLSDVDVHERRNVIVVGTDVADKLFDGADAIDKEVRVAGQRFTIVGVTQPKGRVLGQSFDGFVLMPITAFEAIYGRRQATTISIKMREADEVGPAMARAEEAMRISRGLRPSDRNNFDVDTADAIVKFWKQLTRVLFAVVPAVVAIGVLVGGIVIMNIMLMAVTERTHEIGLRKAVGATSADVRRQFLAESVALAMCGGLLGVAGGSGMALLVSVFSPLPARVTGWSVAVALILGAGIGVLFGVYPAARAARLDPITAMRAET, encoded by the coding sequence ATGCGTCCGATCGACATCCTGCGCATGGCCCTCGGCCAGCTGCGCGTGAACCCGCTCCGCACCCTGTTCACGCTGCTCGGGATCGTGGTGTCGGTCGGGTTTCTGGTGGCCGTGGTGGCGATCATCCAGGGGATGAACGCGTACGTGAAGGAGAACTTCGCCGACTCGATGATCGGCGTGAACACCTTCCAGGTGCGGCGTCTGCCGGTGAGCCTTGGCCTCTTCACCGACGACCAGTTCCGCGTGCTGCAGCGCCGGCCGCGCATCAGCGAAGACGATGCCGCCGCCGTGCAGGCTGCCCTGCCCGACGCCCTGGCCATCAGCCTGCAATCCGGCTGGCCCACCCCGCAAAGCGATGTGGTGTACCGCGACCGCACGCTCGGCAGTGTGATGATCTTTGGCGTCACCGCCGACTATCAGGTCGTGCAGGACTATCGCTTCCGCGCCGGTCGGCCCCTGAGCGACGTGGATGTACACGAACGGCGGAACGTCATCGTGGTCGGCACGGATGTCGCCGACAAGCTCTTTGACGGCGCCGACGCGATCGACAAGGAAGTGCGGGTGGCCGGTCAGCGGTTCACGATCGTGGGCGTCACGCAGCCCAAGGGACGCGTCCTGGGGCAATCGTTCGACGGGTTCGTGCTGATGCCGATCACCGCCTTCGAGGCGATCTACGGACGTCGGCAGGCCACCACGATCTCCATCAAGATGCGCGAGGCCGATGAGGTCGGCCCCGCGATGGCGCGCGCCGAAGAAGCGATGCGGATCTCGCGCGGCCTGCGTCCGTCCGATCGCAACAACTTCGACGTCGACACTGCCGACGCCATCGTCAAGTTCTGGAAGCAGCTGACGCGTGTCCTCTTCGCCGTGGTGCCGGCGGTGGTGGCCATTGGCGTGCTGGTGGGCGGCATCGTGATCATGAACATCATGCTCATGGCCGTCACGGAGCGCACGCACGAGATCGGGCTGCGAAAGGCCGTAGGCGCCACGTCGGCGGATGTGCGCCGGCAATTTCTCGCCGAGTCGGTGGCGCTGGCCATGTGCGGCGGGCTGCTCGGCGTGGCCGGCGGCAGCGGGATGGCCCTGCTCGTCTCGGTCTTCTCGCCCCTGCCCGCCCGTGTCACCGGCTGGAGCGTCGCGGTGGCGCTCATCCTCGGGGCCGGTATCGGCGTGCTTTTTGGCGTGTATCCCGCTGCCCGCGCGGCGCGACTCGATCCGATCACGGCCATGCGCGCGGAGACCTGA
- a CDS encoding TolC family protein: protein MRLSATALGFALALATVTGGLRPTQAVAQAAPAAGNVLTLADAITLARRNNPGLQTSLNARRTAAANVRAANGQLIPTVSTGFGAGYREGRQQFFAGQGFGSTNDQLSTDANASVSLSLTPGFLQDLAAVKASRDATEADITVAEQNLRNTVTTQYLTALQAQARASLQDTLLATTTAQLQLARARLQVGSGTQLDVQRAEVADGQQRVASLNAKNQAQIEIVRLFQQIGIAPVLDIKLDANLPATPTVDLSQVLDQAKKSNPQLAALSAREQAASKSLSSAKRAYLPSMSLSASLSAFANRYTNTNQLITSGQASLAAQKASCIRGEEVRAALNLANNLAACNAIAWTAANEQSIKDSQAKYPFGMTRNPYSLNASFSLPIFNGFRREQQIEAASVQRKNVQNDLRTQELRVTADVTAAYLSLNTAQQTVVLQEQNVRTARTALQLAQERYRVGAISIVDLVQARGDYERAETDRITAVYDVQRAFAALENAVGRPLR from the coding sequence ATGAGACTTTCCGCGACTGCTCTCGGATTCGCGCTCGCGCTCGCCACGGTGACCGGGGGCCTGCGCCCCACCCAGGCGGTGGCGCAGGCCGCACCCGCCGCGGGCAACGTGCTGACGCTTGCCGACGCCATTACGCTGGCCCGGCGCAACAACCCGGGGCTTCAGACCTCACTCAATGCCCGTCGCACGGCGGCCGCCAACGTGCGCGCCGCGAATGGCCAGCTCATTCCCACCGTCAGCACGGGGTTCGGCGCCGGCTATCGTGAAGGCCGTCAGCAGTTCTTCGCCGGTCAGGGCTTCGGGTCCACGAACGACCAGCTCTCCACCGACGCCAACGCCAGCGTGTCGCTGAGCCTCACGCCGGGCTTCCTGCAGGATCTCGCGGCCGTGAAGGCCAGCCGCGACGCCACCGAAGCCGACATCACGGTGGCCGAGCAGAACCTGCGCAATACGGTGACCACGCAGTATCTCACCGCGCTGCAGGCGCAGGCGCGCGCCTCGCTGCAGGACACGCTCCTCGCGACCACCACCGCGCAGCTCCAGCTGGCCCGCGCCCGCCTGCAGGTGGGCTCCGGCACGCAGCTCGATGTGCAGCGCGCCGAAGTGGCCGATGGTCAGCAGCGCGTGGCGTCACTGAACGCCAAGAATCAGGCACAGATCGAAATCGTGCGGCTCTTCCAGCAGATCGGCATTGCGCCGGTGCTCGACATCAAGCTCGACGCGAATCTGCCCGCCACGCCCACGGTGGATCTCTCGCAGGTGCTCGACCAGGCCAAGAAGTCCAACCCGCAGCTGGCCGCGCTGTCGGCGCGCGAGCAGGCCGCGAGCAAGTCCCTCTCCTCGGCCAAGCGCGCGTACCTGCCGTCGATGTCGCTCAGCGCCAGCCTGTCGGCCTTTGCCAATCGCTACACGAACACCAATCAGCTGATCACGAGTGGGCAGGCCTCGCTCGCGGCGCAGAAGGCGTCATGCATTCGCGGCGAAGAGGTGCGCGCGGCGCTCAACCTGGCCAACAACCTCGCGGCGTGCAACGCGATCGCCTGGACCGCGGCGAACGAGCAGTCCATCAAGGACTCGCAGGCCAAGTATCCGTTCGGCATGACGCGCAACCCGTACAGCCTCAACGCCAGCTTCTCGCTCCCGATCTTCAACGGGTTCCGTCGCGAACAGCAGATCGAAGCGGCGAGCGTGCAGCGCAAGAACGTGCAGAACGACCTCCGCACGCAGGAACTGCGCGTCACCGCCGATGTCACGGCGGCGTACCTCTCCCTCAATACCGCGCAGCAGACGGTGGTCCTCCAGGAGCAGAACGTGCGCACCGCGCGCACGGCGCTGCAGCTGGCGCAGGAGCGCTACCGCGTGGGCGCGATCAGCATCGTCGATCTCGTGCAGGCGCGTGGTGACTATGAACGCGCCGAGACCGACCGTATCACCGCCGTGTACGACGTCCAGCGCGCCTTTGCCGCGCTCGAAAACGCCGTCGGGCGTCCCCTCCGCTAA
- a CDS encoding ABC transporter permease, translating into MSAFRTRLSAVAEGVVIALDAVRANKVRAGLTILGIAVGVFVVVAISAAVHGINESVAKDFASTGPTTFFVTRYPISFENCDGSDGTCTWLRNPPLRSREIDMLRQLQSVEAVGERLDWGAKVKFRDRELSQAPVEGYSAEWTSISAPAVYPGRAFTAAEVRSAARVTVISTLMKERLFGDGDPIGRQILLNNVPFEVIGVYKDNSSFLSGGERPKAVVPITALTRYIGARASNIGLAVKPRESLEPAVARDEAIDEVTAMLRGLRGLRPNEESSFAILTQDKLFETYNKIFGMFFLVMIALSGVGLIVGGVGVVAIMMISVTERTREIGVRKALGATKATILWQFLVEAATLTGIGGAIGLFVGWLGSVAIRSFTPIEASIPPMAVVVALGASAVTGVLFGMLPASRAARLDPVEALRYE; encoded by the coding sequence ATGTCGGCGTTCCGTACACGACTCTCGGCGGTCGCCGAAGGGGTGGTCATCGCGCTCGATGCCGTCCGCGCCAACAAGGTGCGCGCGGGGCTCACCATCCTCGGCATCGCCGTCGGCGTCTTCGTCGTGGTCGCGATATCCGCAGCGGTACACGGCATCAACGAGTCGGTGGCGAAGGACTTCGCGAGTACCGGCCCCACCACGTTTTTCGTCACGCGCTATCCTATCAGCTTCGAGAACTGCGACGGCAGCGATGGCACCTGCACGTGGTTGCGCAATCCACCGCTGCGGTCGCGTGAAATCGACATGCTGCGGCAGTTGCAGAGCGTCGAGGCCGTGGGCGAGCGGTTGGACTGGGGGGCCAAGGTGAAGTTCCGCGATCGCGAGCTGTCGCAGGCTCCGGTCGAGGGATACTCCGCCGAGTGGACGTCGATCAGCGCGCCGGCGGTCTATCCCGGGCGGGCCTTCACGGCGGCCGAAGTCCGATCGGCGGCGCGCGTCACGGTGATCTCCACGCTCATGAAGGAGCGCCTCTTTGGCGATGGCGATCCGATCGGCCGGCAGATTCTGCTCAACAACGTGCCGTTCGAAGTCATCGGCGTGTACAAGGACAACAGCAGCTTCCTGAGTGGCGGTGAGCGGCCCAAGGCGGTTGTGCCCATCACGGCGCTCACCCGCTATATCGGCGCGCGGGCCAGCAACATCGGCCTGGCAGTCAAACCGCGCGAGAGCCTCGAGCCGGCGGTTGCCCGCGACGAAGCCATCGACGAAGTCACCGCCATGCTGCGCGGGCTCCGCGGTCTGCGCCCGAACGAAGAGTCGAGCTTCGCAATCCTTACCCAGGACAAGTTGTTCGAGACGTACAACAAGATCTTCGGGATGTTCTTCCTGGTGATGATCGCGCTGTCCGGCGTGGGACTCATCGTCGGCGGCGTGGGCGTGGTGGCGATCATGATGATCTCGGTGACCGAGCGGACGCGCGAGATCGGCGTGCGCAAGGCGCTGGGCGCGACCAAGGCCACGATTCTCTGGCAGTTCCTCGTGGAGGCAGCCACGCTCACCGGCATCGGTGGCGCGATCGGGCTCTTCGTGGGCTGGCTGGGTAGCGTGGCGATCCGCTCGTTCACCCCCATCGAAGCGAGCATCCCCCCCATGGCAGTCGTCGTGGCCCTCGGTGCCAGCGCAGTCACGGGTGTGCTCTTTGGCATGCTCCCCGCCAGCCGGGCCGCGCGCCTCGATCCGGTCGAAGCGCTCCGGTACGAGTAA
- a CDS encoding ABC transporter permease, with amino-acid sequence MFARLFLVFEGVGMALEAIRSNKVRAGLTIAGVAIGVFVVVAMGSVVSGIRASFQQDLDQIGATSFFVQRRDNGISGCDGTDEKCPDRSNPPISFDEWAMIRRLPGVGTVIGSLGGQANFAYKNSRVDNVGYDAYSVDWPEVNGADIAPGRNFTRNEDAAGSPVVLINDTLKTQLFGMSDAVGKAITLNGQQFTVIGIYSPRAGFLLSLQGKGPDTPRAIVPIQAAVRQLGAFKSGLLLTVRPSASARQDEVMDEVTAAMRASRGLKPGDRQTFYLVSQDRLLDTFNQLFGAIFAVGLALSAVALLVGGVGVVAIMMISVTERTREIGVRKALGATAATIRWQFLVEAATLTSIGALLGLGLGALLAWGIRANSSIPAFLPMSIVITALAASAITGVAFGMLPAVKASRLDPVEALRYE; translated from the coding sequence ATGTTCGCTCGCCTCTTTCTCGTCTTCGAAGGCGTGGGCATGGCACTCGAGGCCATCCGCTCCAACAAGGTTCGCGCGGGTCTCACCATTGCCGGCGTGGCGATCGGCGTGTTCGTGGTCGTGGCGATGGGCTCGGTCGTGTCCGGCATTCGCGCGTCGTTCCAGCAGGATCTCGATCAGATCGGTGCGACGAGCTTCTTCGTGCAGCGGCGCGACAACGGCATCAGTGGCTGCGACGGTACCGACGAGAAGTGCCCCGATCGCTCCAATCCACCCATCAGCTTTGACGAGTGGGCCATGATCCGCCGCCTCCCGGGCGTCGGTACGGTGATCGGCTCGCTCGGCGGGCAGGCCAACTTCGCCTACAAGAACAGCCGCGTCGACAATGTGGGCTACGACGCCTACAGCGTGGACTGGCCCGAAGTCAACGGTGCCGACATTGCCCCGGGGCGCAACTTCACGCGCAACGAAGACGCCGCCGGGTCGCCTGTCGTCCTGATCAACGACACGCTCAAGACGCAGCTCTTCGGCATGTCCGACGCCGTGGGCAAGGCGATCACGCTCAACGGCCAGCAGTTCACGGTGATCGGCATCTACTCACCGCGCGCCGGCTTCCTGCTGTCACTGCAGGGCAAGGGCCCCGATACCCCGCGGGCCATCGTGCCCATTCAGGCCGCTGTGCGCCAGCTGGGGGCCTTCAAGAGCGGGCTGCTGCTCACCGTACGCCCCAGTGCGTCGGCGCGGCAGGATGAAGTGATGGACGAGGTCACCGCCGCCATGCGCGCGAGTCGCGGGCTCAAACCCGGTGATCGCCAGACCTTCTATCTCGTCTCGCAGGATCGCCTGCTCGATACCTTCAACCAGCTCTTTGGCGCGATCTTCGCCGTCGGCCTCGCCCTGTCGGCGGTGGCGCTGCTGGTGGGTGGCGTGGGCGTCGTGGCGATCATGATGATCTCGGTCACCGAGCGGACGCGTGAGATCGGCGTCCGAAAGGCGCTCGGCGCCACGGCGGCCACGATCCGCTGGCAGTTCCTGGTGGAGGCGGCGACGCTCACCAGCATCGGGGCGCTCCTCGGGTTGGGGCTCGGCGCCCTGCTCGCCTGGGGGATTCGTGCCAACAGCAGCATTCCGGCCTTCCTCCCCATGTCCATCGTGATCACGGCCCTCGCGGCCAGCGCCATCACGGGCGTGGCGTTCGGCATGCTGCCGGCGGTGAAGGCCTCCCGCCTCGATCCGGTCGAGGCGCTCCGCTACGAATAA
- a CDS encoding ABC transporter permease — translation MHFFEAVILALRTIRTQKLKSAFTLLGVCIGVMFLISVVSIVEGMGRYMQDDLIGKLIAVNTFELRSRPNINIGDIDDATWEEYRKRPRLDITDVPPVTRVLPDGVRWYLSSEDNVRATTPTSGKPRSVQVYAVDGDYFEIKKLGIARGRPLTAQELARGEKTVVIGQDAAERLFPGVDPLNRELKLGGVPYRVVGIAESQGSAFGVSFDNFLVAPWHAPVRRLLNSRPNIVDAVAIQSPSDAAMKETMEIVRAAMRAQHKLRPAQKDDFSLQTADSALEFWNKMKQYLVLAGIALPAIGLVVGAIVIMNIMLVAVSERTREIGIRKALGAKRRDILAQFLIEASTLGTVGSAVGVGLGIGLAKLIAAVSPLPASVAPWSILVGVTLGAGVGIISGVYPASRAARLDPITALRQE, via the coding sequence ATGCACTTTTTCGAAGCCGTCATCCTCGCCCTGCGCACCATCCGCACGCAGAAGCTCAAGAGCGCGTTCACGCTCCTGGGCGTCTGCATCGGGGTCATGTTTCTCATCTCGGTGGTGTCGATCGTCGAAGGGATGGGTCGCTACATGCAGGACGACCTCATCGGCAAACTGATCGCCGTCAACACCTTCGAGCTGCGCAGCCGGCCGAACATCAACATCGGCGATATCGACGACGCCACGTGGGAGGAGTACCGCAAGCGCCCGCGCCTCGACATCACCGATGTCCCGCCCGTCACGCGCGTTCTCCCCGATGGCGTGCGCTGGTATCTGAGCAGCGAGGACAACGTGCGGGCCACCACGCCCACCAGTGGCAAGCCGCGCTCGGTGCAGGTCTACGCGGTTGACGGCGACTATTTCGAGATCAAGAAGCTGGGCATTGCCCGTGGCCGGCCGCTCACGGCGCAGGAGCTGGCACGCGGCGAGAAGACGGTCGTGATCGGTCAGGATGCGGCGGAGCGGCTGTTTCCCGGCGTTGATCCGCTGAATCGCGAACTGAAGCTGGGCGGGGTGCCCTACCGCGTGGTCGGGATCGCCGAGTCGCAGGGCTCTGCCTTCGGGGTGTCGTTCGACAATTTCCTTGTCGCGCCCTGGCATGCGCCCGTTCGCCGGCTGCTGAACTCGCGGCCCAACATCGTGGACGCGGTCGCCATTCAATCGCCGAGCGACGCGGCCATGAAGGAAACGATGGAGATCGTGCGGGCGGCGATGCGCGCGCAGCACAAGCTGCGCCCGGCGCAGAAGGATGACTTCTCGCTGCAGACCGCCGATTCGGCGCTGGAGTTCTGGAACAAGATGAAGCAGTACCTCGTGCTGGCGGGGATCGCACTGCCGGCGATCGGCCTCGTCGTCGGGGCGATCGTCATCATGAACATCATGCTGGTGGCGGTGTCCGAACGCACCCGTGAGATCGGGATCCGCAAGGCGCTGGGCGCCAAGCGGCGCGACATCCTGGCCCAGTTCCTGATCGAAGCGTCCACGCTGGGCACGGTGGGCTCCGCGGTCGGCGTGGGGCTCGGGATCGGCTTGGCGAAGCTGATTGCGGCGGTCTCCCCGTTGCCCGCCAGCGTCGCCCCATGGTCCATCCTGGTGGGTGTCACCCTCGGCGCTGGGGTCGGCATCATCTCCGGCGTGTATCCGGCGAGCCGCGCCGCGCGGCTCGATCCCATCACCGCCCTGCGGCAGGAGTAG
- a CDS encoding ABC transporter permease gives MKTRDAVVLALSQLRVQKLKSFFTLLGVMIGVMFLIAVVSIVEGMGKYVEEDFASRLIGTNSFTLQRFSNVGPGGNRGFDARAAARRPLLRMTDVDAVKAVLPPTMRASISSTTFKYASAPGARPRQVQAVAADVNYFVIKNYKITKGRPFTDQEVRASSPVIVIGTEVADHFFPGLDPEGRQLRIAGVPFTVIGIIEKQGSVFGFSLDRLAIAPYTSPMGRIIRPAKDVGSLVVQVPRQEDLQDGMELARGALRAVRGLRAGEPDNFGLVTQDAAFGFIKQLKGRLVVFGTALPAVSLVVGAMVIMNIMLVAVAERTREIGVRKALGAKRADILSQFLVEAATLSTLGAAIGIALGIGLAKLISAFTPLPAAVAPWSIAAAIVTGAGVGIGAGLYPASRASKLDPIAALRSE, from the coding sequence GTGAAAACCCGTGACGCGGTCGTCCTCGCCCTTTCCCAGCTTCGCGTCCAGAAGCTGAAGAGTTTCTTCACCCTGCTCGGTGTCATGATCGGGGTGATGTTCCTCATTGCCGTCGTCTCGATCGTCGAGGGGATGGGCAAGTACGTCGAGGAAGATTTCGCCTCGCGCCTGATCGGCACGAACAGCTTCACGCTGCAGCGCTTCAGCAACGTGGGCCCGGGCGGCAATCGCGGCTTTGACGCGCGCGCGGCGGCGCGCCGCCCCCTGCTCCGCATGACCGATGTGGACGCCGTGAAGGCGGTCCTGCCGCCGACCATGCGGGCGAGCATCAGCAGCACCACGTTCAAGTACGCCTCCGCGCCGGGCGCGCGTCCGCGACAGGTGCAGGCCGTGGCGGCCGATGTGAACTACTTCGTCATCAAGAACTACAAGATCACGAAGGGCCGCCCCTTTACGGACCAGGAAGTGCGGGCCAGCTCGCCCGTCATCGTGATCGGCACCGAAGTCGCCGACCACTTCTTTCCCGGCCTCGATCCGGAAGGACGGCAGCTCCGCATCGCCGGCGTGCCGTTCACCGTGATCGGCATCATCGAGAAGCAGGGGTCGGTGTTCGGCTTTTCGCTCGACCGGCTGGCGATCGCGCCCTACACCAGCCCCATGGGCCGCATCATTCGCCCGGCCAAGGATGTCGGAAGCCTCGTCGTGCAGGTCCCGCGACAGGAAGATCTGCAGGATGGCATGGAGCTCGCCCGCGGCGCGCTGCGCGCGGTGCGCGGGCTGCGCGCGGGGGAACCCGACAACTTCGGGCTCGTCACGCAGGATGCCGCCTTCGGCTTCATCAAGCAGCTGAAGGGGCGCCTCGTCGTCTTCGGCACCGCGCTGCCGGCGGTAAGTCTGGTGGTCGGCGCAATGGTGATCATGAACATCATGCTGGTCGCGGTGGCCGAACGCACGCGAGAGATCGGGGTGCGGAAGGCGCTGGGTGCGAAGCGCGCCGATATCCTGTCGCAGTTTCTTGTGGAAGCGGCCACGCTCAGCACCCTGGGCGCGGCCATCGGCATCGCCCTGGGCATCGGGCTCGCCAAACTGATCTCGGCGTTCACCCCGTTGCCCGCGGCCGTCGCGCCGTGGTCGATCGCCGCCGCCATCGTCACGGGGGCGGGCGTCGGCATTGGCGCCGGGCTCTATCCCGCCAGTCGCGCGTCGAAGCTCGACCCCATCGCCGCCCTGCGCTCGGAGTAA